Genomic window (Candidatus Bathyarchaeia archaeon):
GGTGGCAACGTTTAGCCAAAGCCTTCACCTTGACGGATAGAATTAAAACCTAAAAGGGCTAAAGCCTCTTTAAGCTTTCCAGCATCCGCTACGCTTTTCAGCTTTCTACCAAAGCCCTTAAGGCAATTTCAACAGCCTTTCTCGAGTTTTCTCTGACCGCTTGCTGTCCGAAAGCTTGAAGCCAACCCTCCTCCGACAAAAGGTCGGAAATCACTTGAATGGATACAGCTTCAACGTTCCGATATTTTGCAACTGCGAAAACGGCGGAAGTCTCCATGTTAACCGCTAAAACTCCGGCATCCCTAAACCTGCGGAACTTTCCCAAAGTTTCTCTGTACACGCCGTCTGTAGACCATACAGTGCCCATGTGATACGCAATGCCAAGTCTCTGAAGTTGTTCAAGAATTTGTTCTCTCAACTCCTTCGATGATTCAACTTTAACATGTAGCGGAAAGTAGTGATAAGAAGTTCCCTCGTCTCGAATAGCATCCGTTACGACAAT
Coding sequences:
- a CDS encoding nucleoside phosphorylase: MNEDEPVFTPLDFIRYLAKTRNVPAEAIKVPERLVFTYQPRTYEHAKNLIDGKPVDWWIYGERQPLCIGQFNNVDVGLGCFWVGAPAVAMTLEEVIACGARKIVEVGVSGGLQSFLKPGDIIVVTDAIRDEGTSYHYFPLHVKVESSKELREQILEQLQRLGIAYHMGTVWSTDGVYRETLGKFRRFRDAGVLAVNMETSAVFAVAKYRNVEAVSIQVISDLLSEEGWLQAFGQQAVRENSRKAVEIALRALVES